In a genomic window of Wyeomyia smithii strain HCP4-BCI-WySm-NY-G18 chromosome 1, ASM2978416v1, whole genome shotgun sequence:
- the LOC129716935 gene encoding drebrin-like protein codes for MNRLKEKQELEKQRMELELQRKFLHEQQELLNATLADENRSQRSRPAASTPLLGSASDPLRLPEEKLDICKNQPAPSHENIIQLQHQPQQCKEMLAEMRISSTATRPIGTIPKHRPEVIDTALTRPPNNLNSCRPNPQYYQRPIPQPQYHPRPMPPPPYFNQPFQPQPFRQFNQQQKPQITPHNPFKNTPEPMEVDASIRTNNVNYGNRPQRSDQRGPPLKRQRMFNICTNKYEEPEPEDIINERTDYAPSEDEEYYPESSQTYESYIRTIEAQRGEEPEEEEAELNLLG; via the exons ATGAATCGGTTGAAGGAGAAGCAGGAGCTAGAAAAGCAGCGGATGGAATTAGAGTTGCAACGGAAATTCCTTCATGAACAGCAAGAACTCTTAAATGCGACCCTGGCCGATGAAAATAGAAGCCAGAGGAGTCGC CCAGCGGCGAGTACACCATTACTCGGAAGTGCATCCGATCCACTGAGACTGCCAGAGGAAAAGCTAGATATCTGCAAAAACCAGCCGGCGCCGTCGCATGAGAATATTATCCAGCTGCAACATCAACCACAACAGTGCAAAGAGATGCTAGCAGAAATGCGTATATCAAGTACGGCTACAAGACCGATTGGAACTATTCCCAAACATCGACCGGAAGTTATTGATACAG CACTGACAAGACCACCTAACAATTTGAATTCATGTAGACCAAACCCACAATATTACCAACGACCAATTCCACAACCACAATATCATCCAAGACCAATGCCACCACCACCATACTTTAATCAACCCTTCCAACCTCAACCATTCAGGCAATTTAATCAACAGCAAAAACCCCAAATAACACCTCACAACCCATTCAAAAACACACCAGAACCGATGGAAGTAGATGCTTCCATCCGAACAAATAACGTCAACTATGGTAACAGGCCACAAAGGTCAGACCAGCGAGGACCCCCACTGAAAAGACAGAGAATGTTTAACATTTGCACAAATAAGTACGAAGAACCTGAGCCTGAAGACATAATTAATGAACGCACAGATTATGCCCCATCAGAAGATGAAGAATATTACCCCGAATCATCACAAACTTATGAAAGCTACATCAGAACGATAGAAGCCCAACGAGGAGAGGAACCCGAAGAGGAGGAGGCTGAGCTCAATTTATTAGGATGA